A single region of the Sulfitobacter geojensis genome encodes:
- a CDS encoding NAD-dependent epimerase/dehydratase family protein — MKTALVTGSSGFVGYFTSLALLDAGWRVVGIDSMSDYYDVTLKQRRQEMLLEHAQFQVVNDKIETPGVLLTLFEQHRPDIVIHLAAQAGVRHSIQMPRAYVEANLMGTFELLEAARTFPPKHMLLASSSSVYGANTKLPYAETDKVDTQMSFYAATKKATENLAHSYAHLYNLPTTMYRFFTVYGPWGRPDMAHFKFTRAILNGDPIDVYNHGKMQRDFTYVDDLVASILALADAIPDPANPVEGDSISPNAPFRVVNIGNDSPVKLLDFIAAIETACGREAIKTFHDIQPGDVPATWADATLLHTLTGQRPVTPIATGIQHFVDWYRDYYKV; from the coding sequence GTGAAAACCGCCCTTGTGACAGGTTCTTCCGGTTTTGTCGGTTACTTCACCTCGCTTGCCCTGCTGGATGCCGGTTGGCGCGTTGTGGGCATCGACAGCATGTCGGATTACTATGATGTAACCCTCAAACAGCGCCGTCAGGAAATGCTGCTAGAACATGCGCAGTTTCAGGTCGTCAACGACAAAATCGAAACGCCCGGTGTGTTGTTGACCCTGTTTGAACAACACCGGCCCGACATCGTGATCCACCTTGCCGCGCAAGCCGGTGTGCGCCATTCGATCCAGATGCCCCGCGCTTATGTTGAGGCGAACCTGATGGGCACGTTCGAACTTCTTGAGGCTGCCCGCACCTTCCCGCCCAAGCATATGCTGCTGGCCTCGAGCTCCTCGGTTTACGGGGCGAACACCAAACTGCCCTACGCCGAAACCGACAAGGTCGACACCCAGATGTCGTTTTATGCAGCGACAAAGAAGGCGACCGAGAACCTCGCCCACAGCTATGCGCACCTTTATAACCTGCCCACGACGATGTACCGTTTCTTTACGGTCTACGGCCCGTGGGGACGCCCCGATATGGCGCATTTCAAATTCACCCGTGCGATCCTGAACGGTGACCCCATCGACGTCTATAACCACGGCAAGATGCAACGCGACTTTACCTATGTGGATGATCTGGTCGCCTCTATCCTTGCGCTTGCTGACGCGATACCGGACCCCGCAAACCCCGTCGAGGGCGACAGTATTTCACCCAATGCCCCATTTCGCGTGGTGAACATCGGCAATGACAGCCCCGTCAAACTGCTGGATTTCATCGCAGCCATCGAAACCGCCTGCGGGCGGGAGGCGATCAAAACCTTCCACGACATCCAACCCGGCGATGTGCCCGCCACCTGGGCCGATGCAACGCTGCTGCATACACTGACGGGGCAACGTCCTGTCACGCCCATCGCCACCGGCATCCAGCATTTTGTCGACTGGTATCGCGATTACTACAAGGTGTGA
- a CDS encoding 2Fe-2S iron-sulfur cluster-binding protein, which translates to MKIFSSKNRPLHLGGYPLERLQRRSGLPAQMPDIPFPETRFERPETPQSIANAMAPYQAMMDVLRAGKANPVRAEIPKDPTERANHIKAFGYYNDASMMGICALPDAARLGEPRQSAGTEALAEDLRSRQTKTLAAGVDVIMANLREAATTPVPPLPDHSHAVVILFAYGRDPRPDESGTDWIVDIQAERAALRATENATVIADYIRQLGFDARVHSATTSDINLGTCALASGLAVWENGTLQNPWLGTRFGLAVVSTDMVLSPDMPLAPMAEQPQGILNGLSWKLGTHGGLRAGTSDPFAKRDYVDGAHPFETLKRVPDPTTYIDAPNVPRVPKRSDLFARGQFGDMGPKVQDAMKGGQHVVKSAPAAAQRRLLGALILLQDGAVSAERSGADPARNAANLKAASYFLGSDASGLSACPDWTWYSHDATGTPITPPHDQALSLIIDQGFETTDGSSGDDWISVSQSMRAYLRFSIIGGIIAQHMRNLGYASKSHTVMDGDVLQPPLLLLAGLGEVSRIGEVILNPFLGPRLKSGVVTTTMPVEHDMPIDFGLQKFCEACNKCARECPSGAITAGPKKMFNGYEIWKSDSQKCATYRITNQGGGMCGRCMKTCPWNLEGLFAEAPFRWAAMHIPKAAPMLAKLDDKLGNGGLNPVKKWWWDIEMKADGGFAAPAAPVNTRDLQTDLDLKFEDQTLAVYPAPLAPHPWPYPDPMNREAGIAAHAALISADEHRAKTAAGDTDHLHLYQGAGDAPVLDLRVTGVDALTDAVTLYTFSDPQGADLPAWTAGGHLDLVVAPEFLRPYSLLSDPADRSKYQIAVLREDEGRGGSSLLHRVFTANRRVFVSKPVNHFELVEDAPHSLLMGGGIGVTPMIAFAHRLHALGRPFDLHYSASTRAAAAFCDILKAMPWASRVHLHMSDEGSRADLPAIMSALPKGAHVYTCGPDTYMQAVMDSAIASNIPEAQRHLEYFSTPELPEYVNHPFTLRLKSGREIAVPADQSASDALIAAGLPVDIKCSDGICGVCKCGVLKGAVEHRDFVLSAAQREEAMILCQSRAATPNATLEIDL; encoded by the coding sequence ATGAAGATTTTCTCCTCCAAAAACCGCCCGCTGCATTTGGGGGGCTATCCCCTTGAACGGCTTCAACGACGTTCTGGCCTGCCCGCGCAAATGCCCGATATTCCATTCCCCGAGACCCGTTTCGAGCGGCCGGAAACACCGCAGAGCATTGCCAATGCGATGGCTCCCTATCAGGCGATGATGGACGTGCTGCGCGCAGGAAAAGCCAATCCGGTGCGCGCGGAAATTCCCAAAGATCCGACGGAAAGAGCAAATCATATCAAGGCCTTCGGGTACTATAACGATGCTTCGATGATGGGTATTTGCGCCTTGCCCGATGCCGCCCGTCTGGGCGAACCGCGTCAAAGCGCGGGCACCGAAGCGCTGGCCGAAGATCTGCGCAGCCGCCAGACCAAGACGCTGGCCGCAGGTGTTGACGTGATCATGGCCAATCTGCGCGAGGCGGCAACAACGCCCGTGCCGCCGCTGCCTGATCACAGCCACGCGGTGGTGATCCTGTTCGCCTATGGTCGTGATCCGCGCCCTGACGAATCCGGCACGGACTGGATCGTCGATATACAGGCCGAGCGCGCCGCACTGCGCGCCACGGAAAACGCGACCGTGATCGCCGATTATATCCGCCAGCTTGGATTTGACGCCCGCGTCCATTCCGCGACGACATCGGACATCAACCTTGGCACATGTGCGCTCGCAAGCGGTCTGGCGGTTTGGGAAAACGGAACATTACAGAACCCTTGGCTTGGCACGCGCTTCGGGCTGGCTGTGGTCAGCACGGATATGGTGTTGAGCCCCGACATGCCGCTTGCCCCAATGGCCGAACAACCGCAGGGCATCCTGAATGGGTTGTCATGGAAACTTGGCACCCATGGCGGGCTGCGCGCAGGCACCAGCGATCCGTTTGCAAAACGCGATTACGTCGATGGCGCGCATCCTTTTGAAACGCTGAAACGTGTGCCCGACCCGACAACCTATATCGACGCGCCCAACGTGCCGCGCGTGCCCAAGCGCAGCGATTTGTTTGCCCGTGGCCAGTTCGGCGACATGGGGCCAAAGGTCCAGGACGCGATGAAGGGCGGGCAGCACGTGGTCAAATCCGCCCCCGCCGCGGCGCAACGGCGCTTGCTGGGCGCATTGATTTTGTTGCAGGACGGCGCGGTATCGGCTGAGCGATCAGGCGCGGACCCCGCCCGCAACGCCGCCAACCTGAAGGCCGCCAGTTATTTCCTTGGCAGCGATGCCTCCGGCCTATCGGCCTGTCCCGACTGGACGTGGTACAGCCATGATGCCACCGGCACGCCCATCACGCCGCCCCACGATCAGGCCCTGTCGCTGATTATCGATCAGGGGTTCGAAACCACTGATGGCTCGTCAGGTGATGACTGGATCAGCGTGTCGCAAAGCATGCGCGCCTACCTTCGGTTTTCGATCATTGGCGGCATCATCGCCCAACACATGCGCAACCTTGGCTATGCCTCCAAATCCCATACGGTGATGGATGGTGATGTGTTGCAACCGCCGCTTTTACTGCTGGCCGGTCTGGGCGAGGTCAGCCGCATCGGCGAGGTGATCCTGAACCCCTTCCTTGGCCCGCGTCTGAAATCGGGCGTCGTCACCACGACCATGCCGGTTGAACATGACATGCCGATCGACTTTGGCCTGCAAAAGTTCTGCGAAGCCTGCAACAAATGCGCCCGCGAATGCCCCTCCGGTGCGATCACCGCAGGGCCTAAAAAAATGTTCAACGGCTATGAGATCTGGAAATCCGACAGCCAGAAATGCGCCACCTACCGGATCACCAACCAAGGGGGCGGCATGTGTGGGCGTTGTATGAAAACCTGCCCTTGGAATTTGGAAGGATTATTCGCCGAAGCCCCGTTTCGCTGGGCGGCAATGCACATCCCCAAGGCAGCACCGATGCTGGCCAAACTGGACGACAAGCTGGGCAATGGCGGGCTGAACCCTGTCAAAAAGTGGTGGTGGGACATTGAGATGAAAGCCGATGGCGGGTTCGCCGCCCCTGCTGCACCTGTGAACACCCGCGATTTGCAGACCGATCTGGACCTGAAATTCGAAGATCAGACCTTGGCCGTTTATCCCGCACCGCTGGCCCCGCACCCTTGGCCCTATCCCGATCCGATGAACCGCGAAGCGGGGATCGCCGCGCATGCGGCCTTGATCAGTGCCGATGAGCACCGAGCCAAGACCGCCGCAGGCGACACGGATCATTTGCATCTTTATCAGGGGGCGGGTGATGCGCCGGTGCTGGATTTACGCGTCACGGGTGTAGATGCGCTGACCGATGCGGTGACGCTTTACACCTTTAGCGATCCGCAAGGGGCGGACCTGCCAGCATGGACCGCCGGTGGCCATCTAGATCTGGTTGTCGCCCCCGAATTTCTGCGCCCCTATTCCCTGCTCAGTGATCCGGCGGACCGGTCCAAATACCAGATCGCGGTGCTGCGCGAAGACGAAGGGCGCGGCGGTTCTTCCCTGCTGCACCGCGTCTTCACCGCGAACCGGCGTGTATTTGTCTCCAAACCCGTGAACCATTTTGAACTGGTCGAGGACGCCCCCCATTCCCTGCTCATGGGTGGCGGGATCGGAGTGACACCAATGATTGCTTTTGCGCACCGGTTGCACGCCCTTGGGCGGCCATTCGATCTGCATTATTCCGCCAGCACCCGCGCTGCCGCGGCCTTTTGCGACATTCTGAAAGCGATGCCTTGGGCCAGCCGTGTCCACCTGCACATGTCGGATGAGGGCAGCCGCGCGGATTTGCCCGCGATCATGTCTGCGTTACCAAAGGGTGCACATGTTTACACCTGCGGTCCCGATACCTACATGCAAGCCGTTATGGACAGTGCAATCGCCTCAAACATCCCCGAAGCGCAGCGGCATCTTGAGTATTTCTCAACGCCCGAACTGCCGGAGTACGTGAACCATCCGTTCACCCTGCGCCTCAAATCGGGTCGTGAAATTGCCGTACCTGCGGATCAATCAGCATCGGACGCTTTGATCGCTGCGGGATTGCCCGTCGACATCAAATGCAGCGATGGCATCTGCGGCGTGTGCAAATGCGGCGTCCTTAAGGGGGCCGTAGAACACCGCGATTTTGTGCTGTCCGCCGCGCAACGCGAAGAGGCGATGATCCTGTGCCAATCCCGCGCAGCCACGCCCAACGCCACCTTGGAGATTGATCTGTGA
- a CDS encoding acyl-CoA dehydrogenase family protein, which produces MNFELTEERQMLQDTLRRFLRDRYDTATRNTILDSATGMSTDIWNELAELGVIGALFTEEQGGFGGKGFDIAVVFEELGRAGVVEPFLDTAVLAGGLVADLGNETQAALVEEIIGGACQMAFAHGEPTSRYDLNRVQSTAKADGDNVVLNGHKAVVINAEAADHLVISARESGQPGEDAGISLFLVPADTKGITMQGYALLAGGRAAEVMLDDVTIPASMRLGKAGAAFAAIEARTAAASVAQCAETLGAMETATALTKDYLMTRKQFGRPIGTFQALAHRMSDLLIEMEQARSAVINAAGHLEGDRKTREVNVSATKNLMGRAGRLVAEDSIQMHGGIAMTQEYELAHIAKRIVMGDHRFGDTDHHLERFIALAAA; this is translated from the coding sequence ATGAATTTCGAGCTGACAGAAGAGCGGCAAATGCTGCAAGACACGCTGCGCCGTTTTTTGCGGGACCGGTATGACACGGCAACGCGCAACACCATCCTCGACAGTGCAACCGGTATGTCCACGGATATCTGGAACGAACTGGCCGAACTGGGCGTGATCGGCGCGCTGTTCACGGAAGAGCAGGGCGGTTTCGGCGGCAAGGGTTTCGACATCGCGGTGGTCTTTGAAGAACTGGGCCGCGCGGGCGTGGTCGAACCGTTCCTTGACACGGCGGTTCTTGCCGGCGGACTGGTGGCGGATTTGGGCAACGAGACCCAAGCTGCGCTGGTAGAAGAGATCATCGGCGGTGCGTGCCAGATGGCCTTTGCCCATGGCGAACCGACCAGCCGGTATGACCTGAACCGGGTTCAGAGCACAGCCAAAGCAGATGGCGACAACGTCGTTCTAAACGGCCACAAAGCCGTTGTGATCAATGCCGAAGCGGCGGATCATCTGGTCATTTCGGCCCGCGAAAGCGGACAGCCGGGTGAAGATGCAGGGATTTCCCTGTTCCTTGTTCCTGCAGATACCAAGGGCATCACAATGCAGGGCTATGCCCTGCTGGCCGGTGGCCGTGCTGCCGAAGTCATGCTGGATGATGTGACCATTCCTGCTTCCATGAGACTTGGCAAAGCGGGCGCGGCATTCGCCGCCATCGAAGCGCGCACTGCTGCCGCATCGGTCGCCCAATGCGCCGAAACCTTGGGGGCGATGGAAACCGCGACAGCCTTGACCAAAGATTACCTGATGACGCGCAAACAGTTTGGCCGCCCGATCGGGACGTTTCAGGCGCTTGCACATCGCATGTCTGACCTGTTGATCGAGATGGAACAGGCGCGTTCCGCGGTGATCAATGCCGCCGGCCATCTGGAAGGCGACCGCAAGACCCGCGAGGTGAATGTTTCTGCAACGAAAAACCTCATGGGGCGCGCGGGACGTCTGGTGGCCGAGGACAGCATCCAGATGCACGGCGGTATTGCGATGACGCAAGAATACGAACTGGCCCATATCGCCAAGCGTATTGTCATGGGTGACCATCGGTTTGGGGATACGGATCACCATCTCGAGCGGTTCATCGCCCTCGCCGCTGCATGA
- a CDS encoding PaaI family thioesterase, with amino-acid sequence MSPLPDEAYLIRDETGTQTLIGYVVDISDPPRAHCWLNVGPTHTNRHNVLHGGITGCLLDNASGTAGSLTVDPSGTAPFLTISMTTQFIAPGRPGWVKATGTVIGGGRSLLYINAVLAQDDGTVIATSTGVFKRVPQEKLT; translated from the coding sequence GTGAGCCCCTTGCCGGATGAAGCTTACCTGATCCGCGACGAAACGGGCACGCAAACGCTGATCGGATATGTCGTCGACATATCCGATCCGCCGCGCGCGCATTGTTGGTTGAATGTCGGCCCGACCCATACGAACCGGCACAATGTCCTGCACGGGGGCATTACCGGCTGTCTGCTCGACAATGCCAGCGGCACAGCAGGTTCCCTGACGGTTGATCCGTCAGGCACCGCGCCGTTTCTGACCATTTCCATGACCACGCAATTTATTGCGCCCGGTCGTCCTGGATGGGTGAAGGCCACGGGCACGGTGATTGGGGGCGGGCGCAGTCTGCTCTATATCAACGCTGTGCTGGCGCAGGACGACGGCACGGTGATTGCCACCTCGACAGGTGTGTTCAAACGGGTGCCGCAGGAGAAACTGACATGA
- a CDS encoding acyl-CoA dehydrogenase family protein: protein MDLSYSDEEKAFRDEVRTFLAEKLPKELRDKVAGTDGEGLTKADMERWHAILNEQGWLVPNWPKKFGGAEWNAVQKHIFEEEAAAADAPRIVPFGFSMLAPVLHKFGSQEQNDYWLPRMLNGDDWWCQGYSEPGAGSDLASLKTTAVKNEAGTHYIVNGQKTWTTLGQHANMIFCLVRTDKDVKQQEGISFLLIDMNTPGIEVRPIILLDGAHEVNEVWFTDVEVPVENLVGEENKGWTYAKYLLTHERTNIAGVGFSQAGLNTVKRLAKSEMAGGKPLIQNPHFAARVAQVEIDLKAMATTNMRIIAKAAGGGTPGIEASMLKVKGTIIRQEINDLARRAAGAYAMPFASEAVEGSNAGLPDPLGAGPVAAKYFNNRKLSIFGGSNEIQRGIIAKVSMGG from the coding sequence ATGGACCTGAGTTACTCAGACGAAGAAAAGGCGTTCCGCGACGAAGTCCGCACCTTTCTGGCAGAAAAGCTGCCGAAGGAGCTGCGCGATAAGGTTGCAGGCACCGATGGTGAAGGGCTGACCAAAGCCGATATGGAACGCTGGCACGCGATTCTGAACGAACAGGGCTGGCTGGTGCCCAACTGGCCCAAGAAATTCGGCGGCGCCGAATGGAACGCCGTGCAAAAGCACATTTTCGAAGAAGAAGCCGCCGCCGCCGATGCGCCGCGCATTGTGCCGTTCGGTTTTTCGATGTTGGCCCCCGTGCTGCATAAATTCGGTTCTCAGGAGCAAAACGATTACTGGCTGCCCCGCATGCTGAACGGCGATGACTGGTGGTGTCAGGGCTATTCCGAACCGGGTGCGGGTTCCGACCTTGCCTCGCTGAAAACCACGGCTGTCAAGAACGAGGCGGGCACGCATTACATCGTGAACGGCCAGAAGACATGGACGACACTGGGCCAGCACGCCAACATGATCTTCTGTCTGGTGCGCACCGACAAGGATGTGAAACAGCAGGAAGGCATTTCATTCCTGTTGATCGACATGAACACACCGGGCATCGAAGTGCGCCCGATCATCCTGCTGGACGGTGCCCATGAGGTGAATGAAGTCTGGTTCACAGACGTCGAGGTGCCCGTTGAGAACCTTGTTGGCGAAGAGAACAAGGGCTGGACCTATGCGAAATATCTGCTGACGCATGAGCGTACGAATATTGCTGGTGTCGGTTTCTCTCAGGCGGGTCTGAACACGGTTAAACGTCTGGCAAAATCCGAAATGGCGGGCGGCAAGCCGCTGATCCAGAACCCGCATTTTGCAGCACGCGTCGCGCAGGTCGAAATTGACCTAAAGGCGATGGCGACCACAAACATGCGCATCATCGCCAAAGCGGCCGGTGGCGGCACACCGGGCATCGAGGCCTCGATGCTTAAGGTCAAGGGAACGATTATCCGTCAGGAAATCAACGACTTGGCGCGCCGTGCGGCAGGGGCCTATGCGATGCCGTTTGCCTCTGAAGCGGTCGAAGGATCGAACGCGGGCTTGCCTGATCCATTGGGCGCAGGACCAGTCGCGGCCAAGTATTTCAACAACCGTAAACTGTCGATCTTTGGCGGTTCCAACGAAATCCAGCGCGGTATTATCGCCAAAGTAAGCATGGGAGGATAA
- the rpe gene encoding ribulose-phosphate 3-epimerase has product MTFDRSIKIAPSILAADFANFGAECAAVEAEGADWVHVDVMDGHFVPNISFGPATCAAIRPHIKGVMDVHLMIAPVDPYIDAFAQAGADVITAHIEAGPHIHRTLQAIRATGAKAGVALNPGTPAESVAHLLDLTDLICVMTVNPGFGGQKFIDMSDKIKTLRQMIGDRPVHIEIDGGVDVNTAPIVAQAGADVLVAGSAVFRGGSVSDPAPYGTNIKAIRAAAEGVYV; this is encoded by the coding sequence ATGACCTTTGACCGCAGCATCAAAATCGCCCCCTCCATTCTTGCCGCCGACTTTGCCAATTTCGGGGCCGAATGCGCCGCCGTCGAGGCAGAAGGCGCCGATTGGGTTCATGTCGACGTGATGGATGGCCACTTCGTGCCGAACATCAGCTTTGGTCCCGCCACCTGCGCAGCGATCCGCCCGCACATCAAGGGCGTGATGGACGTGCATCTGATGATTGCCCCCGTCGATCCCTATATCGATGCCTTCGCCCAAGCCGGTGCTGACGTGATCACCGCCCATATCGAAGCTGGCCCGCACATCCACCGCACTTTGCAGGCGATCCGCGCAACCGGTGCCAAGGCAGGCGTTGCTCTGAACCCCGGCACGCCAGCCGAAAGCGTGGCGCATTTACTGGATCTAACCGATCTGATCTGTGTGATGACGGTAAACCCCGGTTTCGGCGGTCAGAAATTTATCGACATGAGCGACAAAATCAAAACCCTGCGCCAGATGATCGGTGACCGTCCGGTTCACATCGAAATCGACGGCGGTGTGGACGTGAATACAGCCCCCATCGTTGCACAGGCAGGGGCCGATGTGCTGGTTGCCGGTTCTGCGGTGTTCAGAGGCGGGTCAGTAAGCGACCCCGCCCCCTACGGCACCAACATTAAAGCAATTCGTGCGGCGGCCGAAGGCGTCTACGTTTAA
- a CDS encoding class I adenylate-forming enzyme family protein, with the protein MARVEAFLADQVAVRADAMALTDSIGTAWSFADLDRASDALADVLRAAGVSANDRVLMLSENCAAAVAALFACWKMDAVVIPVNARQTEGEVKRIMDHATPAAVLMTSAVSKDALQHAERMGATEQTGAFGSMHLAALPSNPDADLHDVATLLYTTGTTGDPKGVMMTHDNMRFGGMASSGLRDMTADDVVYGVLPLTHVFGLVSVITGACYSGATVQQEARFSAKALYDAIMNGVTVLPAVPQMHALVMQYTKEQGLSKLDSPSLRYVSSGGAPLDPAWKRKAEAFYGLPLQNGFGMTETTSGASATRNALGSPDISVGPPTPGTEVKIDDQAPGGNGNGTGELLVRGPHVMKGYYRNPVETDKALSADGWLRTGDLGKIDEVGHIHILGRSKELIIHGGFNVYPPEVEAALNDHPQVIQSAVIGRMKDGDEQVLAFVQIAEGDDLEAAELRDFVKERLTGYKRPSQIVLGTSLPAAPTGKILKHKLLEAFADQLE; encoded by the coding sequence ATGGCAAGGGTAGAGGCATTTTTGGCCGATCAGGTCGCGGTGCGCGCGGATGCGATGGCGTTAACAGACAGTATCGGCACAGCATGGAGCTTTGCAGATCTGGACCGCGCCAGCGATGCGTTGGCGGACGTGCTGCGCGCCGCTGGTGTTTCGGCAAATGATCGCGTTTTGATGTTGTCGGAAAACTGTGCCGCTGCGGTTGCGGCATTGTTCGCCTGTTGGAAGATGGATGCAGTGGTGATCCCCGTGAACGCGCGCCAGACCGAGGGAGAGGTCAAGCGCATCATGGATCACGCCACCCCGGCGGCAGTGTTGATGACATCGGCGGTTTCAAAGGATGCTTTGCAACACGCCGAACGGATGGGGGCGACAGAACAAACCGGTGCCTTCGGTTCGATGCATCTAGCCGCTTTGCCGTCCAACCCTGATGCTGACCTGCATGATGTGGCCACGCTGCTTTATACAACGGGCACAACGGGTGACCCCAAAGGGGTGATGATGACGCATGACAACATGCGCTTCGGGGGCATGGCGTCTTCGGGTCTGCGCGATATGACCGCGGATGATGTGGTCTATGGGGTGCTGCCCCTGACCCATGTTTTCGGCTTGGTTTCTGTCATTACCGGTGCGTGTTATTCGGGGGCAACGGTGCAGCAAGAGGCACGTTTCTCGGCCAAGGCGTTGTATGATGCAATCATGAACGGCGTCACGGTATTGCCCGCCGTGCCACAGATGCACGCGCTTGTAATGCAATATACCAAAGAGCAGGGGCTGAGTAAGCTCGACTCGCCCAGCCTGCGCTATGTGTCCTCTGGTGGTGCGCCGCTGGATCCGGCGTGGAAACGCAAAGCCGAAGCCTTTTATGGGCTGCCATTGCAAAACGGCTTTGGCATGACCGAGACGACTTCGGGGGCTTCTGCCACGCGCAACGCCTTGGGGTCACCGGATATCTCCGTAGGTCCGCCGACGCCGGGCACTGAAGTCAAAATTGACGATCAGGCCCCCGGGGGCAATGGCAACGGAACCGGCGAACTACTGGTCCGCGGCCCCCACGTGATGAAGGGCTATTACCGCAATCCGGTCGAAACGGATAAGGCGCTGAGCGCGGACGGTTGGTTGCGCACGGGAGATCTGGGCAAGATAGACGAGGTGGGGCACATCCACATTCTGGGCCGCTCCAAAGAACTGATCATTCACGGCGGGTTCAATGTTTACCCGCCCGAGGTCGAGGCCGCGTTGAACGATCACCCGCAGGTGATCCAGTCTGCCGTCATCGGTCGCATGAAAGACGGCGACGAGCAGGTGCTTGCCTTTGTCCAGATTGCCGAAGGGGATGATCTGGAGGCAGCGGAGCTGCGTGATTTTGTGAAAGAACGCTTGACCGGTTACAAGCGGCCCAGCCAGATCGTGCTGGGCACCAGCTTGCCTGCGGCCCCGACAGGCAAAATCCTGAAACACAAATTGCTTGAGGCATTTGCCGATCAGCTGGAGTAG
- a CDS encoding oxepin-CoA hydrolase, alternative type, which yields MSARIEDLGDRLIIWNGNAEKRGALSPELYDCINAAMEQAQDPRIRAVILTSEGSFFCAGGDLNVLIERRRITEPERRVKVDELHDLLRGIRACPVPVIAAVEGGAAGAGLSLALACDLIVAAKDAKFTAAYVKAGLVPDGGLTSAMSRLLPRPMVMEMCLMGRPVMATRFAELGAINRVAGSGKAMEEAMALADHLATGPREAQGVIRGLVSQAYETSEAEQLDAERNAMASAAGKDEAAEGIAAFLEKRPASYK from the coding sequence ATGAGCGCACGTATCGAGGATCTTGGCGACCGGCTGATCATCTGGAATGGCAATGCGGAAAAACGCGGGGCGCTGTCGCCGGAGCTTTATGACTGCATCAACGCCGCTATGGAGCAGGCGCAGGACCCCCGCATTCGTGCGGTGATCCTGACCTCCGAGGGCAGTTTCTTTTGCGCGGGCGGGGATCTGAACGTGTTGATCGAACGCCGCCGGATTACCGAACCTGAACGTCGCGTGAAGGTCGATGAGTTGCATGATTTGCTGCGCGGCATCCGCGCGTGCCCCGTGCCGGTGATCGCTGCTGTCGAGGGGGGGGCCGCGGGTGCGGGCCTCAGCCTTGCGCTGGCTTGTGATCTGATTGTCGCCGCTAAAGACGCAAAGTTCACAGCCGCTTACGTTAAGGCAGGGTTGGTGCCGGACGGCGGGCTGACGTCGGCAATGTCGCGACTGTTGCCCCGCCCCATGGTCATGGAAATGTGCCTGATGGGTCGTCCGGTCATGGCCACACGGTTTGCTGAACTGGGCGCGATCAATCGTGTGGCAGGGTCGGGCAAGGCGATGGAGGAGGCGATGGCGCTGGCGGATCATCTGGCCACAGGCCCGCGCGAGGCACAGGGCGTGATACGCGGACTGGTGTCGCAGGCATATGAGACGAGCGAAGCAGAACAACTGGATGCAGAGCGTAACGCGATGGCGTCTGCAGCCGGTAAAGACGAGGCCGCTGAAGGTATTGCGGCATTTTTGGAAAAACGTCCGGCGTCCTACAAATAG